Proteins from a genomic interval of Medicago truncatula cultivar Jemalong A17 chromosome 3, MtrunA17r5.0-ANR, whole genome shotgun sequence:
- the LOC120579494 gene encoding ribulose bisphosphate carboxylase large chain — MKELSSPYFLDNLETGTIGTWTTVWTNGLTSLDRYKGRCYHIEPVAGEESQFIAYVAYPIDLFEEGSVTNMFTSIVGNVFGFKALRALRLEDLRIPVAYVKTFQGPPHGIQVERDKLNKYGCPLLGCTIKPKLGLSAKNYGRAVYECLRGGLDFTKVDENVNSQPFMRWRDRFLFCAEAIYKAQAETGEIKGHYLNATAGTCEDMMKRAVFARELGVPIVMHDYLFVFCIKYKKNTNRILNSI; from the exons ATGAAAGAATTATCATCACCATATTTCTTAGATAATT TAGAAACTGGTACGATTGGGACATGGACAACTGTGTGGACCAATGGACTTACCAGTCTTGATCGTTATAAAGGACGCTGCTACCACATCGAACCTGTTGCTGGAGAAGAGAGTCAATTTATTGCTTATGTAGCTTATCCCATAGACCTTTTTGAAGAAGGTTCTGTTACTAACATGTTTACCTCCATTGTAGGTAATGTATTTGGGTTCAAGGCCTTGCGTGCTCTACGTCTGGAAGATTTGCGAATCCCCGTTGCTTATGTTAAAACTTTCCAAGGTCCTCCTCACGGAATCCAAGTTGAGAGAGATAAATTGAACAAATATGGATGTCCCCTATTGGGATGTACTATTAAACCTAAATTGGGTTTATCCGCTAAAAATTACGGTAGAGCAGTTTATGAATGTCTACGTGGTGGACTTGATTTTACCAAAGTTGATGAAAATGTGAACTCCCAACCATTTATGCGTTGGAGAGACCGTTTCTTATTTTGTGCCGAAGCTATTTATAAAGCACAGGCCGAAACTGgtgaaatcaaaggacattatTTGAATGCTACTGCGGGCACCTGTGAAGACATGATGAAAAGAGCTGTATTTGCTAGAGAATTGGGCGTGCCTATCGTAATGCATGACTACTTATTTGTATTTTgtataaagtataaaaaaaatacaaatagaaTTCTGAATTCGATATAA